One Silene latifolia isolate original U9 population chromosome 4, ASM4854445v1, whole genome shotgun sequence DNA segment encodes these proteins:
- the LOC141651067 gene encoding cytochrome P450 94A2-like: MTYLHAALSETMRLYPPVPADLKYAAENDVLPDGTKVKKGSIVGYFAQSMGWSEKLWGKDWSEYRPERWLAVELTADKKRRFVPRDAYSYPVFMAGPRICLGKEMAYLQMKSVVAAVLSRFTIVPEVADGFEPVYFIETVAIMHGGFPVRVHEKVDHGK, from the coding sequence ATGACGTACTTACACGCGGCGTTAAGCGAGACGATGAGATTATACCCGCCCGTGCCAGCGGACCTAAAATACGCCGCTGAAAATGACGTGTTACCTGATGGAACTAAAGTTAAGAAGGGCTCAATTGTCGGATACTTTGCACAATCGATGGGGTGGTCGGAGAAGCTGTGGGGGAAAGACTGGTCGGAGTACCGCCCTGAGCGGTGGCTGGCGGTGGAGCTTACGGCGGATAAGAAGCGGCGGTTTGTGCCTCGTGATGCGTACTCATACCCCGTGTTTATGGCGGGGCCTAGGATTTGTTTAGGTAAGGAGATGGCGTATTTGCAGATGAAGAGTGTCGTTGCTGCGGTGTTGAGCCGGTTTACGATTGTTCCCGAGGTGGCGGATGGGTTTGAACCGGTTTATTTTATTGAGACCGTTGCTATTATGCATGGTGGATTCCCTGTTAGGGTTCATGAGAAGGTTGATCATGGGAAGTAA